The DNA segment CTATTGGTACTTTATGCAATTTTTTCACATCGAATAAGAGAAAGTAGCTTAGTGGTTGCTTAGGGATGGAGGGGACGGGAGGTGGGAAGGTAAGAACTCAAGGATCTGGATTTCTTTGAGAGGTGACGgttgcacaattctgtgaatatgcTCAAAACCAGTGAATGGGATGGTTTAAATGGGTGGTACAAGAATTATACCTccataaagctgttaaaaaaataaaaggccagCAAAGAAAAGATGCACTATATTTCACAGTTTCTGCAACTGAAGATTGTTGctttgttgtttggtcgctcagtcgccTCCAGTtctttttgtgatcccagggaccgtaagcccaccaggctcctctgtccatgggatttcccaggcaagaatactggagtgggttgccatttccttctccgagggatcttcctgacttagggatcaaacccgcgtctcctgcattgcaggtggattctttaccactgagccactagggaagcccacagctgaagatacatacacacacaaatgataCTAATTGAGTCTTCTTattcaacccaagaaagaaaatgtgaaacaATGGACTTACTTAGCAAATAGAAATAGGGACCCCATCCTTAAGGAAGATGGCTCAGTGTGTTAGTTTCCACCTTGACTATACATCAGGATTACCTGGGGACTTTACAAACACCTGATCCCTCTGCCCCAGCCAAGTGTCTTGGTTGGTGATTCTGGGGTGTGGCTGGGCTTGTGGATTTTTTAACGCTCTTGAGTGATTACTCTGTGCAACATAGTCGAGCACACAGAGATAGGGGAATGAGCTGGTCCATGTCCTGACATCCTGCAGCCCTGATAACCCAAAACCTTCCATCCATGGCTGAGAAGTTGGGCTCCCAAGAGCAATGCTTTTCAAACTGTGTTCCTGGGAACCCTGAGGGTTTGCAGGAGCAAAAGAGAAATCAGGTGGGTATGCTGGAGTTAAAATGGAGCACAATTCCATTTACTGCTTCATCTCAGACTCTGGCATAAGATTTTGTTTGAAAAGGAGAATCTGGTATTCACATAGTCATGCATACAAATGTTCATGCAGTTTTTATTTGTAAACAACTTAAATGGCTttaatgggtgaatggataaacaaacccTGGTATATCTGtaccatggaatactattcaataATGAAACAGGAATGAGCCAGGGACGCAAAAACTATCTGAACAGATCTCAAGAGTATAATGctgccttcctgcctgcctgcctgccgcgCCCGCACGCTTCGAGGCATGGGGCAGAGCCTCCGGCCCGCCCTCGCCACCTGAGGATCCCGGAAGCCGCCCCCGCCATGGAAGAGGACCAGgagctggagaaaaaaaatgtctggAGTGAAGACCTCACTggctgaaggcaagaggaagacAGCCCTGGAGATGGTCCAGGCAGCTGGGACAGATAGACACTGTGTGACATTTGTGTTGCACGAGGAGGACCATACCCTAGGAAATTCTCTTCGGTACATGATCATGAAGAACCCGGAAGTGGAATTCCGTGGTTACACTGCAACCCATCCTTCAGAGAGCAAAATTAACTTGCGCATACAGACCCGAGGTGCCCTCCCCGCGGTCGAGCCCTTTCAGAGAGGCCTGACTGACCTCATGAATGTCTGCCAGCATGTGCTTGACAAGTTCGAGGCCAGCATAAAGGAATATAAAGATCAAAAGGCCAGCAGAAACGAAGCCACATTCTAGTCCCTTACGCACCATACAGGGAGAACTGACCTCTAGGATATTCTGTATGTGCTCTTggcaaaagaagtaaaagattTTGGTGACAGCAGGAAGTGACCTGCAGAAAGGCCTGCTTCTAGTTCATAACTCATCTTAGCTGTTGGAGTCCCTGCGAGAAACTGTATTCTTCTAATAAATTCCCTCttgtactcaaaaaaaaaaaaaaaaaagagtataatgCTCAGTGAAAACCGCCAATCTCAggttactgtatgattccatttatataacattctccaTGGGATAAAACCATAGTGATGAGTGGCAGAGAGCAGATCAGTGGTTACCTGGGGTTAAGCTTCTAAAGAAGATCTAACTATAgacggcttccctgatagctcagttggtaaactgAGTCCTGGagtgctggagaccctggtttgattcctgggtcgggaagatctgctgcagaagggataggctacccactgcagtcttcttggtcttcccttgtggcccagctgataaagaatctacccatGATGCggcagacctgagtttgatccctgggttgggaagatcccttggagaagggaaaggctacccaatccagtattctagccttgagacacaactgagcgactttcactttcttttcacaagGGAGTTTCCCTGGGGTGTCAGAACCATTCTATATCCTGACCGTGGTGGTGGTTACTCAAATCCACACATGTGATAAAATTTCAAAggactatatattttttaagtgcaAGGAAAAACAGCTGAATAAAGTCTATAGTAGGTGTTAATAGTATAATACTGGTGTCAATCtccagtttttttattttttaatatgtatttggtTGTGTCTGATCATAGTTGTGTacacaggatctttcattgtggttaGCCAGTGGGGTTAGCTGTGGGGCACAGCCttaattgccctgtggcatgtaggaccttagttccctgacccaggattgaacctgcatgctCTGCAtaggaagacagattcttaaccactggaccatcagggaagtcccaattttcaggttttttttttttttttttttttccataatgagCTATCATTAGGTAAGATGTTGTCATTGGATGAAGCTGGGGAAGCTGGAAACTCTTTGCTTCATTTTTGCAACttctggaaattccctggtggtacagcagttaggggggcttcccaggtggcgctagtggtaaagaacccacctactggtgcaggagacctgggtttgatccttgggtcggggagatcccctggaggagggcacagcaacccactccagtattcttgcctggagaatcccatggtcagaggagcctggtgggctatggtccatagggtcgtaaagagtcagacacagctgaagcgactcagcacagaaCAGCATAGAGGTTGGACTTGGTTGGTGCTTTCACTAtggagagttcaatccctggtaggggaactaagatcctgcaagctgtgtggcataggcacaataaataaattacttatgAGTCTTGAGCATTTTCAAGATAAAAGCTATTTTAAGATCCCAAATTAAaatgaaggtgtgtgtgtgggggggttctagttctttaaaaacatgtttacAAAACCACTAGAGGTACAAGACTGATGTCTGTTAGTCAAAAGTCTCGCAAATCttttgaaatagttcagttcTATCTTTATACTGTTATTTTCATAATCTTCCAGTTACCACCCCCCCCAACTTGGAACTCGGGTGTCTTCTGGTATGACAACTTAGTTCATCATCTtgattccttccctcccccactagCTTCATCTTCCAGAGAATGAATTTAGAATGAAGTTGTAAGACACAGTTACTTAGCTCTCATAGCCAGAGGTGGTACCAATGActgtctttattatttattttgtaaattctatttttaaatttatcaaagtatagttgatttataaggtggtgttaatttctgctgtacagcaaagtgattcagttatgcatacacATACAGTCCTTTTCATATCTgttcccattatggtttgtcataggatactgaatagaGCTGCCTGTGCTgtatggtaggaccttgttgtttatccatcgtgtatatgtatatatacatacacacacacattcatcctCCTATGGTTTGCATCTGTTTATCCCAAAttcccattccttccctcccccaccaccccagcaaccacaagtctgttctctatgggtgtctttttctgttttgtagctAAGTttatctgtgtcatattttagattccatgtataagtgatatcatatggtatttgtttttttcattctgacttacttcacttagtatgataatctctaggtccatcaatattgctgaaaatggcatgatttcgttcttttttatggctgagtagtattcccccAGTAGCTCTCTTTAAATAGTTTACTTAAATCCAATGAAAACTCCATTCAATGTGGATGTGAGATAACAAGGTTACAATATATGATCTGTTAATCAGGAGACTAATCAAAAGATATAATCAGTCCAGCTCTGGGGATTTTGAAGGGAAAGTTTCTCTTTATATCTAGAGATTAGATGACTTTTGTCTCTAAATTGTCaaatctaggacttccctggtggtccagtggttaagaatctgtcttccagtacaggggatgagggttcaatccccggtcagggaactaaggtcccacatgccttgaagcaactaagcctgtgtgttgCGACTGCTGAGCCTGCgggtcacaactagagagaagcccatgtgctgccaCTAGAGAGGCCTGCATGCTACAATgaagaccagtgcagccaaagaaacaaaaataaataaaaattttaaactgtcaAATCTGAAGGCCTGACCTCTTTAGGCCATGTACTAAGTGTGAAGCTATTGATATAAATAACTATATACTGTTGATACACTCAACaagttgcatgcatgcatgctaagttactcagtcatgtccaactttgtgtaactctacggactgtagcccaccaggcttctctgtccatagaattctccaggcaagaataccggaatgggttgccatgccctcctccagggattcttcccaacccagggattgaactcatatctcttatatctcctgcattggcaggcaggttctttaccactagcgccacctgggaagcacccccaTCAAGTTGACTTGATCTTAATCCTTCGGTGAGTACAAGGACCTTATCCATCTTATCTGCTGCGAAACCCTCcatcccagcctcctcccttcctccatgCTGGGCACTGTCCTGATACATGGTAGCTAATAATAATTGTTACATTCTAGCAAATGTGGACTGAACACTCTTAAGCATTGCAGTTATGTTGGGCACTTTTAGTTACATTATAACAACAACCTCCCCTGCTCTCTTTACTTACTGAGTTCCTTGTTTTAATTTAGTTACTATTGTATCCTGCTGTTGCTAAGTGGctccagtcctgtccaactctgtgcaaccccatagagggcagcccaccaggctcccctgtccctactATTGTATCCTAGGCAACTACATACCTTCATAGCATCCTCAAGGCTTCAGCCTCACACCCCAGGCTTTCCACCCCAAGTAACATAGGGATTGATATCCCTACCTACAGTGAGTTACAGGAGGGACCAGTACTCCCCTCCCccctcaagttcatgtccatcagAACCTCAGAAAGTGACCTCAtttgaaatagggtctttgcagatgtgattaaggtaaGGGTCTCAAGATGAGATCATACTGGAGCATCTGGGTTTGTCCTGAATCCAATGAGTGTTCTTGTAAAAGGCAGAAAAGGAGACGTAGACACAGATAAGAAGGTGTTAGGAGTTAAACTCACAAAGAGATATGTTTAAGTCCTAATGCCTGGTATCTGTGAATGgggccttatttggaaatacggtctttgcagatgtaattaatttAAGATGAAATCATTATGTGGGCCTTAATACAGTGTCTGGTGTTCCTGATAAGAGGAGATGGATCACAGAGGAGAAGGCTGTATAAACAAGGAGGCAGAGACTGCAGTGATGGAGCTGTAAGTCATGGAACTTCAAGGATGCTACCATCTCCGGAAGCTTTTCCTAAGCTTCCTTCCTAGAACCATCAGAGAGAGGATGACCCTGCTGACACCCTGATTTTggatttccagcttccagaattgtgagacaatacatttctgttgtaagccacccagtttgtggtactttggcAGCCAAAGGAAATTTATACAAAAAGCCAGATGAGGgggattccctgatggtctagtggttaaaactccatgcttccaatgcacggggtgcaggtttgatccttggtcaggaaaccaagatcctatatgccacatgaccaaaaactaaataaaataagaataataaaataattttttaaaaagccatatgAGGTCAGAGGCAAAGATTGGAGTGATTTGTGTATAAGCCAATGAATGCCAAGGATGGCTGGAAGACACCAGAAACCAGGAGAGAAGCATGAATGGTTCCTCTCCTGAAGTGTCTAGAAGGACCCAgacaccttgactttggactctaGCCTTCAGAACACGGAAAGAATAGATGTCTGTTGTTTCAAGCCCTCTGGTTTGTGGTCATtcattatggcagccctaggagaCTAACATAGCACTGGACAGAAGAGGCAACAGATCTTGAGTGGCTTTCTCTAGATCGCCGAGGCTTCAGTGAGGATTTATGAGTTCTGACCATGTGCCAGGCTCTTGCTGGGCACCAGAGAAGCAGCTATAGCAAGAGCTGGTTCAGGGGTTACCTTTGTGGGGTCCGTAGTCTGGTAGGGAGGCAAAATGGTTAAATAATTCCACAAATGGAGGTTAAAAGTCATAAAGGAGAGGCACATGGTGCTTTGAAGGGTTTAATTCAGCAACTGTCTTAACTGAGGAGgtcagacttagcagcagcagcagcagcttaaccTGAGATCTGAACAATGAGCAAGGATTTCCTAGAGGATGAGGGGTGGAAGAGAGAACATGATCCAGGCAAAGAGAGTGCATGGGAGAAGGTCAGAAGGGGAGAAAGAGCTAAGGGACACTCAGCACAAGATACAGTGttcagggaacttccctgggggtccagtgggtaagacttctccttccaatgcagggggtgggggttcgatctctggtcagaatctaagatcccacatgcctctcagccaaaaaccaaagcataaaaaacagaagcaatattgtcacaagttcaataaagacttaaaaattggtccacatcaaaaacatcttagaaacaaagaaacacacacacccacacacacaaaaccagaaCAATACACTGTCAGCATCCAAGCCTCTTTCCCGGGTCCTGTGTCCAGTGTTCTAAGCTCGTGTTGGGGAAAGAAACACGGAATTCACTTTACTCTATAGAAGGAGCTGCCTTCTTTTCAGATCAGTCAACCTCAGAGAGAAGGTTGGGGAGGGGAATATTGGCCCCTCCTCCAGAGGAAAAAAGCCCGTTTCCCTTGCAGGTACACAGTTGGGAGGATCAATAGGCAGAACCAGCTGAGGGGCAATTTGGCAACACTGAGGAAATGAGTCACCTGTGAGTCACTTGgccccagcaattccattcctcacTATTTGCCCAAGAGAGAAACTCATGCAGGTGAACAAAGAgacatgggggtgggggcgcATTTCACTGCCGCACTGTGGCAGCAGGAGAAAAGCAGAGTCTACTGATTCTTGGTAAGGGCTGCGTCACACAAAGGGcatcccaggcggtgctagtggtaaagaatccacctgccaatgcaggaggcacaagagatgtgggcttgatccctgggtcaggaagatccccctctccccagagtaggaaatggcaacccattccagtattcttgcctggcagatcccaaggacagaggagcccggtgggctacagtccatggggcagcaaagagtcagacacgactgagtgagtgaacacagAGTCATACAAAATGGAGTACCACAGAGTAGTTATTTTTAAGTGaactaggagcttccctggtggtccagttgttaagaattcgcctgccaatgcaggggcaagggttcgatccctggtctgagaagcttccacatgccacagggggactaagcctgtgtgccccagcTACGGAGCCTGCACACCTCGAGCCTGGgtcctgcaacaagagaagccccacagtgagaagcccaacaCCTCAATGAAGGGTAGcctccctgctcactgcaactagagaaagctcgcctgcagcaacaaagagtcagtgcagccaaaaatagacaaataaataaaccttaagaacaaaaatgaaccagagttagggaattccctggtggttcagtaggtTAGGACTCCAATCCCaagctgggaaactaagatcctgcaagccatgtgacgTGGCCAAAACAAACACTAGCAACACACTAGATCCAGATCTGCGCTCCTCAGCCTCAGCGTTGCTGATGTGTGAGGTTGGATCACTCTCTGCTGTGGTGGGGCCCCTCCACAGGATGTAGGATGGCCCGGGATGCTCCTTGTAGGATGTCAAGGAGCATCCTGGGCCTTGTCTCGTTGGATGCTAATAGCCCACCCCCAGtctgaagaaggagatggcaacccactccagtatccttgcctgggaaatcccatggacagaggagcctggcgggctataatctatagggtcacaaagagtcaagacacttGTAGTGTGGTGGGCATAAACCACCACCTCACCCtggttgtgacaaccaaaaatgtttccagataTTGCCAAACATCCCCAGAGGACAGATCTTCTGGCTGAGAACCCCTACTCCAGAGGCATCAACACTGATAAATCCCATAAGGCTGCTGCTGAATAAAAAAGTTCAGTTGCAAAatgatatgtttatgtatattctatgtataatacatatgtaAAACAACACAAACTGCTCCATGCAGTTCATAGACATATGTACATTGGTGAAGGTATGCACACAGGCATGGGAATAATATAGGCTGATTTTAGGGCAGTGATCATATctagaagactcctgagagtcccttggacagcaagatcaaaccactgaatcctaaaggaaatcaaccctgaatattgattggaaggactgatgctgaagttgaagctccaatcctttggccacctgatgtgaacagctgactcactggaaaagaccctgatgctggaaaagatggaaggcaagaggagaagcgagtggatcagaggatgagatggttggatagcatcactgactgaatggacaagaatttgagcaaattccaggagatggtgaaggacggggaagcctggcttgctgcaatccatggggtcacaaagaatcagacacgacttggagactgaacaacaacaacatatctagagagggaaagaggggaagggagggactgGCTTTGtcactatttcttaaaaaaaaaagaaagatctgaaGCAAATCTATGTTTACATCTGGTAAGTGTGTAGCGAACACAGAGGTATCTGTGTCATGCATattctgtatgtttgaaatatttcatcaCTGCCTGCCCCTCCCCAATGTTTATGAACGGGGATCCGTGCTCTTCTGCCTTATCACACCAAGCCCCCTGGGGGGCCCCCACTGCCTGACCCTCCCCAATGGTTGTGAATGGGGATCGATGCTCTCCTGCCTTATCACACCAAGCCCCCTGGGGGGCCCCCActacctgccccctccccagtggTTGTGAACAGGGACCCAGGAACAGGAGGTCTCACAGCCTAGGGTGGGGCAGCATACGGTTTTATGCACAACAACCCACCAATAGGTTCTAGAAGACTCTTAAAAGGTCATGTTCACAGAAGCACCATTCACAATTGTCAAAAGGTGAAAgccacccaaatgttcatcagcagatgaacgaaCAAACTAAATGTGGTCCATCCACATAACGGAGTACTATTCAgccctgaaaagaaatgaagcactGACAGGTGCTACAACAGGGGTGAATTCTGAAAACACGCCacgtgaaagaagccaggcacagcACGATGCACATTGTGTGACCCTGCTAACGTGGAATATCCAGGAAAGGAAAAGCCATGGAGACAGAACGCAGGGACtgaggaggggggtggggagcGACTGCTAATGGGGACCGGAGTTTCCTTTTCAAGTGATGAAGGTGGTTCTTGAACTTATACATCCCATATGCGTGCATGctccgtcacttcagtcgtgtccaactctttgcagccccatggactgtagcccgccagactccttgtccatgggattctccagacaagaatactagagtggattgtcattcccttctcctggggattttcccaacccaggtatcgaactcaagtctcctgcactgcaggtggattctttaccaccgagccaccagggaaggcccacatTCCATACAGATGGGCTCATATAATACGGCCCtttgcatctggcttctttcactgagctcAGTATTTTCAAGGGGACTATTCATTTCCACTGCTGTACTATATGCCATCATAGGAACAGATCACAagttatttatccattttctgGCATATACTAATACATACTATAATCAGAAACCTGCCTTATAAAAGTCGTTTCAGATTAAATCAGCAAcactcttccctttctctttacaCCCTCATTGACTAACCACATGTTCTTGGACAaaccatctttttttcccccatctctttCCTTCTGTCAGGTGGGAACCCTAATCCCTTCTTTGCCTAACTCCTATCAGGGGTTGGAATCAAATTTTCCCTCCTCCATCTCACCCTGAAGTCAGAAGCCCAAAGTATATCCTCTCTGCATCTACTAAGCTCCTCCATTATGAAGCCCAGTGCCCTCTTCTCTCCTCCGGGCATCTATTTAAAACGCTGCCAGCTGAGAGTTAATCCTTGAGAGCAGCTGGTGGGTCCTATAGGGGCCGGGTCAGGTGAGGCCCCCATGTTTTGCAGAAATGGATACCTCTGCAACTAAAAATAACCCCCAGAGGTTGAATTCTTTCCAGGATCTTTCCTTTGCCTGCTAGGA comes from the Bubalus kerabau isolate K-KA32 ecotype Philippines breed swamp buffalo chromosome 1, PCC_UOA_SB_1v2, whole genome shotgun sequence genome and includes:
- the LOC129624270 gene encoding LOW QUALITY PROTEIN: DNA-directed RNA polymerases I and III subunit RPAC2-like (The sequence of the model RefSeq protein was modified relative to this genomic sequence to represent the inferred CDS: deleted 1 base in 1 codon) is translated as MEEDQELEKKMSGVKTSLAEGKRKTALEMVQAAGTDRHCVTFVLHEEDHTLGNSLRYMIMKNPEVEFRGYTATHPSESKINLRIQTRGALPAVEPFQRGLTDLMNVCQHVLDKFEASIKEYKDQKASRNEATF